Part of the Penicillium digitatum chromosome 4, complete sequence genome is shown below.
ATTATTGGATTGCACTGCTCGTCCTGAAACAGTCAGTCTCCTGGCATCTGCAAGTTGCAACCATATCTTAACCCATGATTGGCAATTCTCTAGGTGGAGTCATTTGGCGCACCGAATATTCCATCGGCTATTTGATCTTAGGTGCCGAGCTCAGCCCCGCGATCTCTAGCCTTCAGCGAACTGTTGCGAGAAGACTGGCTAGGAAAGAGGCGGGGAGCTGCGAATCTATCAGATAAGAACATGCAAGTAGAAGAATCTATAGTTAGGTATTGCACATGCGAGGAGAATTGTCACTATTGTGGAACCCGTAGTTGTATCACTCTGCTTCGCAGTATCTTTACTTTACTTCCGTAAGTACTCAACTTTGATGATGTTGGCTTGCTTCTGATGTAGTTTAAACAGCGCATTTGAATGGCCGTTTGCTCGAACTGTGCTGTGCATCTTTGACCATTTTATCAATCTCTTTCATGGCCTCAGATGGTGTGTTAGAGGTAAACTTAGCATCTGGATTGGATCCGTCTTTCCAGAGTGATTTTCCAACACTTTCCTGATGTAGGGCCAGAGATTTCAGCATGCTCAGCTCATCGCAAATGTCCTTCACCTCTCCTAGGAGCTTGGTCTCGCCGGCGATGTCGCTGTAAGGGTTACATTTATCTTCCTTGTCAAGATACCAGCTTGGGTTTTGAGTAAGCCACCAATGAGTCTGGTCTCTTTTTTGCCATTTTTGGTTTCATTGGGTCCGATGTTCTCTGTTGGCGGCTTATTGGAGAATTCGTTGGCATTTCGCTTGACCCCGCTCGTCTGTCGCTGTATCATCAAATAGCCTTTGAGATAGATTAAACAAATGCAGTTTTTTTATTACGTTCTTTATATCGATCATCAGTCTAGGACTACAATCTCTCGTATTGCTGGCTCTGCCTAAAATATTCAAGATAGCCGCGTAATAGACGTCCAAATGTGATTTCTTGTTCCCCAATGCTTGAACATCGTTCTTGTTGAAAAAAGCTCGTCGTAGTACCGAAGATGAGTAATTGAATGTTTGTGactgaagaagatgaggtctTTTCTTGGCCTCGAAGTTTGTTCAAACTCGATGAAAGCAAACTATCTTCTGTCTCGTCTACCTCGTTTGTTGTATTTATGACAATGTGTCTACTGCGATGTGATGCAATGGGATATTATTTAGGCAGCTAGGTTGGAAACGAAAGTGTCTGCAAGGCCACACTTTCGTCGAACCAAAGTCTAGCACGATTCCCTCTAGGGAGGCATGATAATTCAAGTGAGAGGGGCTCGGGAGAATTTTCTTGACTGCATCAGTGCCCAGCATTGCAAGTACACAAATTGTGTACACACCGGTGATGTATCAGAAAACACTGAACCTAGCTGCATTGCCCTCGATTGCCTTGCTTTAAATGCCGGAACGAACTAACCCGTAGGTTTCCATGGCTCCCTACCCTTCGAAAATTGTTCAGTCTTTTTAATTGGCCATGTTTCCCAACCGAAATGTATCTCATGGACGGCATAGTGAGTTTTCGACGCCTGATAAGTCTGGGCCCTCCCGGGCCTTTGCAGATCCTCGGAAGTTTGTTTCCGGTCAAGTTCAAACGACGTCATCCGATCCCGATCTCGACTCCACTGTTTGTTTTGTTTGCTTTTTAGCGATGAGATCTATCGTACCAAGGTCTACCGAGGTCTGCCATGTTCTGCCAGAATCTGCCAAGGTTTGCCAAAAATAAGAGATATAAAAAGGAGACCCCTTTCTCGGAAATTGAGAGGCTATACTCTCAGCTCAAGCAAACCACGAAGAACAACAACAAAATGGATTCATCTGGCAAAGTGGCATTTGTCACAGGCGCAAACGGCATTAGTGGCCATGCCATTATTGAACATCTCATTCGAACACCTGAATCCGAGTGGTTAGTCAAACAATTTCCCACCCCTTCCTTTTCATTAATCACCGCATGAGAAAAGGATGCTAAAGTTTCCAGGTCGAAAATCATCATCACTTCACGCAAGCCTCCCGCAACCTACTGGATTGACCCACGCATCGAATTCATTGCTCTTGATTTCCTGGATGATCCAGAAATCATCAAGTCCAAGATTAAAGTCATCTGCAAAGATGTAACGCACGCCTACTTCACGTCATACGTTCATAATAATGACTTCAACAAACTCGCCGAGAAAAATTGTCCCCTGTTCCGGAACTTTCTAGAGGCCGTTGACACGGCTTGCCCGAATCTGAAGAGGATTTGCCTCCAGACTGGGGGGAAGGTGAGTGTTCAAATCTAACTTGCCAACCTCCTTGTCTAACTCATCAAAGCATTATGGAATGCAATTCCGGGAATTCTCGACGCCTTTTTACGAGGAAACTCCACGATATGAAGGCCCGGGCTCCGGATCTATCTTCTACTacgagcaggaggatgatctCTTCCGGATGCAAAAGCGCCGCAACACCTGGCATTACAACATCATCCGCCCAATGGGAATCATTGGGTTCACACCTCAATGTAAGTCTATCTTCAGCTGATTAGAGGCAAGCTACGATGCTGACAATTCAATTTTTCAGTCAATGGGATGAACGAGGCTATCTCGTTGGCGCAGTATTTCCTCATCTGTCGTGAGCTTGGAGAGAGCCCGAAATGGCCCGGCAACCTACGAAACTATCATCGAACTGAAGATCAGTGCTACTCTCCTAGCATAGCCGATCTCACCGTCTGGGCTTCCACTCATGACAACTGCCAGGACGAAGCATTTAACCACACCAACGGCGATGTCATCGTGTTCAAATTCCTTTGGGCTCATCTCGCAAAGTACTTCAAAGTCGAGGCTCCCCAACCACCCTCCACGCTTGAAGGAGAAAACGATGGGCCCACTATCAACCTGGTAGAATGGGCGAGCGACAAAAAGGGGGTTTGGGAAACGATTGTGGCCAAATATGGTGGCAGTGTCGAATGCTTCCAGCCTGAGTCATTCGCCCTGCTTGACTGGGGCCTCAACCCATCGGGAAAACTAACGGCCCCCTTCATGAGCACTGTTCACAAAGCAAGAAAGTTTGGCTGGAATCGtattgacaacacctacgaaGCGTATTACCGCACATTCCGATCATACGAGAATGCTGGTATTTTGCCCAAATCCCACCAGTTCCAATAGCGTTTCCGCCGAAGTGACCAAGGAGGAGTTGGCTTTACGTCCCTACTTTTGGAAAGCGCTAGGTGACACGAAGATAGTTTTCAAGGCTAGAATCTTAGAGACCTCTTGAATGCGAGTATTTCTGTGTCCTCTTTATTTCAATTTGTAGGGGTACGCGGATAGAAAGCAGCAATGGCttggggtgttggaaggttcTCAAACGAAAGTAGGATCACTGGCATActaggttttttttttcccagcTGCGGGTAATTTCCTGCGTTGGTACTTCGTTAAACCAGATTTTAATCTGATTTCATTTTTTCCAATAGATGATAAATTAGTCCCCcccatactccgtagtcgAATTTCTTACTCCTACTAGTGGGAGTCAAGCGGGTCACATATGAGTCAAAGATGCCCCACTTGGCAAGGCTTGGCTTAATCCACCCATGGTTGCCTAGAAAAGGTGCAAACAGAACAAACCGCGGTGTAGCAATCGGGACAATGAAGAACGCAGCTTGACGATGTGTCATGGAATATCATCGATGTCATTCGATGCGATCGATCAGGACTTTTAATTTGCGCCAACCAACTAGAACTGCATGCTCTCAAAGTGCCAACTACTTGAAGATATGGTATCGTTTCTCGCCCCCCCCCATCGCCGAATCCCTACCTCGGCCACCGAAATCTTTTTACGGTGCCAGAGCATCGTGTTCGGAGCCACTAAGCTTTTCAGATGCTCAAATTATAGTTCGGGTGGTTCAACGTAATTTTTGCTCAGCGTAAATTTAAAAAGAACGCACCGAATTGTTTTGTGTTTTCTCACCTAACATCGCCTATTAAAACACTGACAAACAGTCTATCAATACTCGATTGCTAATTACATCATCGGTAATTGTCATGTGCAGAACAAATCGGAGTTCTATCCTGCTTCCCCCACTACTTGCATCATGACTTCGATGGGCATATTATACCTACGTTgttttcttcacttctcgaACTACTGATCTAGGAGCTCTGATACGTAGCAATCATCTTCACTATTAATAGACTACACCATTTCCCTTTCTCTGGGAAAGAACGATGATAATATATGTTGGGCTTACATTGTGCATTAAAGAAGCCACATTTCCCTGTGCCATAGGGGTACAGTTGTGCGATCACAATTCGTGATTCATCCTCGAGACTCATCAACGTTAGAGAGTTCAAGTGCCACATGCCAATCCAGATGCTCAAGTACCTCGGCTGCGGGGATAGAACTGTTGCAATGGGGGCATGAATAGAGGGCTAGTTCCGATCCATGCGGGGAATGGGATTCGCTGTCCATCAAGGAAGAACTGGACGATTCAGCTTCAAACAGTGATTCACTTTCCCCTGACGAAATTTGGTCGCCTTCATATACCCTGGGCAGACTTTCCACGGTTTGCTGTTTCCGAGAGTCTTCTTTGGATGTTTTGGACAAGCCCAGCGAGGTGAATTGGTCATTTGTCATGAAATATGATGAAATGAGAGTATTGGATTTTGGAGCGCTCTGAAACCCGGCAATGCGTAGAGATATGCTTCTGCAAGGCCAACTTTTCTCTTCGGCAACGATCTGGGTAAGGAGACCAAGGGCCAGGTTGAACAACATTTTCTCGGTAATCAACGTTGAACTGGGTACTGAGGTCTGCTTGGAGCGAGTAGGCCCAAAACGGCCTTCTATGTGGTGATTTAAGGTGATTATGGTTGGACTGATTCGATGGTTCTCAGAGCCCAGCTCGTCCAGACGACCCAGGAGATCTGCAACAAAGATTCGGAGCCATTTCGCAGCCTGATCAATAGAAACAATTTTGGGCACAAAGGTTTTGGCAGAAAGCATCGATTGGACGTGCATTCGAGGATTGACCTCGCTTTGTTCCTCGCCACGTATGACGTTGAAAACCCAAGCTCCAACCTCCAGCCCCATTTCCTCTTTCATCTGCGATAGAGGTATTGCCAGGAGCTCGGATACCATTTTCGTGTTGAACTTTTCGCTGATTTGCGTCCCCAAAAGGCCTCCCAATCCGCGAATCTTGGTGAACTTATGCGTAGAAAGAAATTCACGAGTTCCTCGTCGCAAGATGACTGTCTGGTGATTTGGCTTGTTGTATCCGCTTGCTAATTTTGCAAGCATCTTGTTCCGGGCAATGCCAGCTGAACAAGTGTATCTCATGTGCTTAAAGATCTCCCGTCTTATATTGTCCACAATCTCCGAACCTATATTTAGCGCTATGTCGTCCCAGTCAAAATGGTCGTCCTCTGCATCTGCTCCAAAAACAGCATCTGCGTGCCAATTGAGCACAGACGTCCTAGGAAGAGGTAGCATCTCGTCCTTTGATGACGATTCCACATCCAGCAAGGCGGGATATCTTTGTAGCAAGATGCTATGAACCTGCGCGGAGAGGTCAAGGTACATCTCATCCACACTAGCCTTTTCGATCTTTTGTGGGGGAGAATGCGGCAATGTGCTTTTGATCAGCTCAAGGCCCTTTCGTGACTCGAGGCGGTACGGGCCAAGGGCTGCCTTATCAGTCCCCGGCATGATTGTCGAAACAGGTCTATATGCCCAGGAAGCACATCCCTCCCTCCACGTTGGAACATGCTGTAGGATGAGATTTGGACATTTCACCCTAGCCTCTTCAACAGAAATGCCACGAGCGAGGCCATTTGCCCTGGCTGGATAGTTCAACGCGATAATGGCCTCCCATTGCTGTACACCCAAAGGCACATCCGAAGAGATTCCAAGTCGCACACTCTCGCATTGGGCGTAAAAGCAGTCATAGTCAATCAGGGTAATCACACGCAGGGCAGATTTGGGAGAAGATTGGGCCAAGAGTGATAGGTCGCGTCGAGTGAAATGAGAGGTGATGTGATCGTCTTCCATGGCTTATCACTGACTACTGACTTGTAAAGATAATTCGCATCTCACCAAGTGAAAGCACGTAGATGAGGATCCGAATTTCGGAAAGTCGCCTGGAAATTGAttataattttttttcttggggAAATGAGCCTAATTGGCGAGGAATCTCAAACATCAACTCGGAAATCGGTTCGATCTCgatctctctgacatcaTAGGTGATTGCGCCACCCGATCGGATTCCCAAATTTTCGGTTGAGATCCTTAAAAACTAGAAGAGAGCCGTAGATTGAGAGTATGTTTTCTCTTCGCAAAAAATTACTTTTCAGCACCAACACAATCGAAGCATCGATGGCCCCTGTCATGAAGGTGCAGAAACCACGTACCCGGAGTTCAAGGCTCTCAGCCCAACACAGCACGAAAACCGAGAATCTTGCTCAACATGTTGCGAAAACTGAGACTCTTGCCCCGATAGTCAAGATACGACCTGAAAAAAAGTTTGATAATTACAAAAAATTTGCGACGAGCTCCCCCTTTCCCAATTTTCAACGTCCATCTCCGCAGGAGTGCCAGGAGGCACATCGCATCCTGACAGCGTCTCATGGAGAACGCGACCCTAATGCCACGGATGCCATGAATGCAGACGGGCTCGATCGTCCGACTGTTTTTCCGGATCCACTGGATGGGCTTGTCTACGCCATACTTTGCCAGGCCACCAATGAGCGGAATGCAATTCGACAGGTCCAAAGCATGATCGGCGAATACGGTTCATGGACCGACTACAACGCTATCAGCAAGGGCGGCGAGACCAAGCTTCAAAACGTGCTCTCCTGTGGTGGCCTCCATATAAGAAAGGCCAAATTTATCATGTCCATCCTGCGCCAAGTGAAAGCTAGACATGACGCCTATACCTTAAACCATCTCTGGCCACTCGACGATGAACAAGTCATGGAGGAATTCCTTAGTTACAATGGAGTTGGCCCTAAGACCGCCAGCTGTGTGCTTGCTTTGACCTTGAACAGACAGAGGTTTGTGGTGGATACACATATCTATCGCATCACCGGTTTTCTTGGATGGAGGCCGTTACATGCAACGCCAGAGCAAGCTCGTGCACACCTTGAAACTAAGATTCCCGACGAGTTCAAGTATTCCCTGCATCTGTTGTTCATTACACACGGACGGGAGTGTCCAGAATGCAAGGCTGGAGGAAAGCTAAAGGGAAGCTGTGATCTTCGGAAGGCGTTGCGCGAGTTGGCTCCAACAAAAGACCATTAGCCTCGAGTCATCTAACTTGCCCGGTGGCATGAGATTCAAAACAATTGCTGGCGTTTTTCAGGTCGATTATTTTCGTCGgcgtcatttttttttctgttcaaAGATTAATTGCTAAATGGGGTTATAACTAAAGTGTTGAAAACTAATGTTTACTGTTACTATCGCATTCCATACAAAACCAGACACAACCTTTCCACACGTCGGTGTATTGCATGCTGAGTGAGTGCTTACTCATTACCTGCAGCGTGCACGATTTCATTACGACTGAAGAAGATGTAACTAAACCGACGGCTAATAGTAGTTATTACATCCCCTTGAAGTTGAATAATGTTCGAGTAAGTCGGTGAAAATGTTTTTTGGCGTGCATTGAAAGCCTTCAGTGATTCA
Proteins encoded:
- a CDS encoding nucleoside-diphosphate-sugar epimerase GsfE, with product MDSSGKVAFVTGANGISGHAIIEHLIRTPESEWSKIIITSRKPPATYWIDPRIEFIALDFLDDPEIIKSKIKVICKDVTHAYFTSYVHNNDFNKLAEKNCPLFRNFLEAVDTACPNLKRICLQTGGKHYGMQFREFSTPFYEETPRYEGPGSGSIFYYEQEDDLFRMQKRRNTWHYNIIRPMGIIGFTPQFNGMNEAISLAQYFLICRELGESPKWPGNLRNYHRTEDQCYSPSIADLTVWASTHDNCQDEAFNHTNGDVIVFKFLWAHLAKYFKVEAPQPPSTLEGENDGPTINLVEWASDKKGVWETIVAKYGGSVECFQPESFALLDWGLNPSGKLTAPFMSTVHKARKFGWNRIDNTYEAYYRTFRSYENAGILPKSHQFQ
- a CDS encoding DNA-repair protein, UmuC-like, N-terminal — encoded protein: MEDDHITSHFTRRDLSLLAQSSPKSALRVITLIDYDCFYAQCESVRLGISSDVPLGVQQWEAIIALNYPARANGLARGISVEEARVKCPNLILQHVPTWREGCASWAYRPVSTIMPGTDKAALGPYRLESRKGLELIKSTLPHSPPQKIEKASVDEMYLDLSAQVHSILLQRYPALLDVESSSKDEMLPLPRTSVLNWHADAVFGADAEDDHFDWDDIALNIGSEIVDNIRREIFKHMRYTCSAGIARNKMLAKLASGYNKPNHQTVILRRGTREFLSTHKFTKIRGLGGLLGTQISEKFNTKMVSELLAIPLSQMKEEMGLEVGAWVFNVIRGEEQSEVNPRMHVQSMLSAKTFVPKIVSIDQAAKWLRIFVADLLGRLDELGSENHRISPTIITLNHHIEGRFGPTRSKQTSVPSSTLITEKMLFNLALGLLTQIVAEEKSWPCRSISLRIAGFQSAPKSNTLISSYFMTNDQFTSLGLSKTSKEDSRKQQTVESLPRVYEGDQISSGESESLFEAESSSSSLMDSESHSPHGSELALYSCPHCNSSIPAAEVLEHLDWHVALELSNVDESRG
- a CDS encoding Base excision DNA repair protein — protein: MFSLRKKLLFSTNTIEASMAPVMKVQKPRTRSSRLSAQHSTKTENLAQHVAKTETLAPIVKIRPEKKFDNYKKFATSSPFPNFQRPSPQECQEAHRILTASHGERDPNATDAMNADGLDRPTVFPDPLDGLVYAILCQATNERNAIRQVQSMIGEYGSWTDYNAISKGGETKLQNVLSCGGLHIRKAKFIMSILRQVKARHDAYTLNHLWPLDDEQVMEEFLSYNGVGPKTASCVLALTLNRQRFVVDTHIYRITGFLGWRPLHATPEQARAHLETKIPDEFKYSLHLLFITHGRECPECKAGGKLKGSCDLRKALRELAPTKDH